One region of Fragaria vesca subsp. vesca linkage group LG4, FraVesHawaii_1.0, whole genome shotgun sequence genomic DNA includes:
- the LOC101312724 gene encoding uncharacterized protein LOC101312724 produces the protein MEPKIEHMGLGNSLEFEAHLPLSDRLKVFKKSQFEPDNFVTAKCHAMTEKEVKNLCSYLVELKKASAEEMRKSVYANYSAFIRTSKEITDLEGQLLSMRNLLSTQAALVHGLSDGVLVNSTSTAHDDYDDEDTYDENRHLSETEKWFAEFVDTLEVLLAERRVNEAMAALDEGELIVENARDKRSITRAAFLSFRTTINEQRQRLVDQIAETMLQPSTRADELRSSVIALKKLGDGPRAHTLMLSSHCQKLQSNVKSLNTTTTSYGGAYITTLSQLVFRFIAQAASDSLAAFSEDPAYTSELVTWAVKQTEAYALLLKRHVLASAAAAGSLRVAAECIHICLGHCSLLESRGLCLSPVLLRLFKPFLEQALSCNLRRIEQSCSALAVADDWFLLHPTIGARPSGSTSSLTSLSSYQPKLSSSAHRFNSMVQELLEDVAPLETLHLDGPALEGVLQVFNSYVNLLIHALPGAVESEEEVHIIVSMAETEAQQMALLANASLLADELLPRAAMKLLPLQQGQTNRTMADMTPRRGSDKQSRIPDPGREWKRRLQRSVEQLRDSFCRLHALDLIFTEDGDTRLNAQMYTCMDGSIEPEWFPSPILQELFAKLTRMANIATDMFVGRERFATILLMRLTETVILWLSDDQNFWAEIEEGPRRLGPLGLQQFYLDMQFVLLFASQGRYLSRHLHQVIKNIIARAIEAVHATGIDPYSVLPEDDWFAEVAQIAIKMLIGKANFTNVEDDGVSPTYSMSGKSPYGSETNLAHQYREH, from the exons ATGGAGCCGAAGATTGAACATATGGGTCTAGGAAACTCTTTGGAGTTTGAAGCACATCTACCACTCAGCGATAGGCTCAAGGTCTTCAAAAAATCTCAGTTCGAACCAGATAACTTTGTCACTGCCAAATGCCACGCCATGACTGAGAAG GAAGTAAAGAACCTTTGCTCTTATCTTGTTGAACTAAAGAAGGCATCTGCCGAGGAAATGCGTAAAAGTGTGTATGCTAACTATTCGGCCTTTATCCG TACGTCTAAGGAGATCACTGATCTTGAGGGACAACTTCTTTCTATGAGAAATCTTCTATCTACTCAGGCAGCTTTGGTTCATGGTTTATCTGATGGAGTTTTAGTTAATTCAACATCTACTGCTCATGATGATTATGACGATGAGGACACATATGATGAAAACAGGCACCTTTCTGAGACAGAAAAATGGTTTGCAGAATTTGTGGACACCCTCGAAGTCCTATTGGCCGAAAGAAGAGTAAATGAAGCTATGGCTGCCTTAGATGAAGGAGAGCTTATAGTGGAAAATGCTAGAGATAAGCGGAGTATTACCCGAGCTGCATTCTTGTCATTCCGGACTACCATCAATGAACAGAGACAAAGATTAGTAGATCAAATTGCAGAGACTATGTTGCAGCCTTCAACTCGCGCTGATGAGCTTCGATCATCTGTTATAGCTCTCAAAAAGCTTGGGGATGGTCCCCGTGCGCATACGTTGATGCTTAGCTCTCACTGTCAGAAGTTGCAGTCGAATGTGAAAAGCCTTAACACCACAACCACTTCATATGGAGGAGCATACATCACTACATTATCGCAACTGGTGTTTCGCTTCATTGCACAAGCAGCAAGTGACTCATTGGCGGCCTTCAGTGAGGACCCTGCTTATACATCTGAGCTTGTGACATGGGCAGTCAAACAAACAGAGGCTTATGCTCTTCTCTTAAAAAGGCATGTTCTAGCATCAGCAGCAGCTGCTGGGAGTCTAAGAGTTGCAGCCGAGTGTATTCACATATGCTTAGGTCACTGTTCTTTGCTAGAATCTCGCGGATTGTGCCTCTCTCCTGTTCTGTTGAGACTCTTTAAGCCATTTCTTGAACAGGCATTGAGTTGCAACTTAAGGAGAATTGAACAAAGTTGCAGTGCATTAGCTGTTGCGGATGATTGGTTTCTTCTACATCCAACAATAGGTGCACGCCCTTCGGGTTCTACTTCCTCTCTTACAAGTTTAAGTTCATACCAGCCAAAACTCTCAAGCAGTGCTCACAGATTCAATTCAATGGTTCAG GAACTTCTGGAGGATGTGGCGCCCCTGGAGACTCTACATTTGGATGGTCCAGCATTAGAAGGCGTTCTACAAGTGTTCAACTCCTATGTCAATTTGTTGATCCATGCACTACCTGGTGCCGTGGAGAGCGAAGAAGAAGTTCATATAATCGTCAGCATGGCAGAGACAGAAGCACAACAAATGGCTTTGTTAGCTAATGCATCATTGTTAGCAGACGAGTTGCTCCCGCGCGCTGCTATGAAGCTATTGCCTTTGCAGCAGGGTCAAACTAACAGGACGATGGCAGATATGACCCCTAGGAGAGGTTCAGACAAACAAAGCCGCATTCCAGACCCAGGCAGAGAATGGAAAAGGCGGCTTCAGCGCTCCGTTGAACAGCTGAGAGATAGTTTCTGTAGACTTCATGCCCTTGATCTCATCTTCACAGAAGATGGGGATACACGTCTCAATGCCCAAATGTACACATGTATGGATGGAAGTATAGAACCTGAATGGTTCCCATCTCCAATTCTTCAGGAACTCTTTGCCAAGCTGACAAGGATGGCAAACATTGCCACTGATATGTTTGTGGGAAGGGAAAGGTTTGCAACTATATTATTAATGAGGCTCACAGAGACGGTGATCCTTTGGCTCTCTGATGATCAAAATTTCTGGGCAGAAATAGAAGAGGGCCCTAGGCGATTAGGCCCTCTTGGACTTCAACAG TTCTATTTAGACATGCAGTTTGTGCTGCTATTTGCATCACAAGGCAGATACCTATCACGACATCTGCATCAAGTTATTAAAAACATCATTGCTCGAGCTATAGAAGCAGTTCATGCTACTGGGATAGATCCTTACAG TGTATTACCAGAAGATGACTGGTTTGCTGAAGTTGCTCAAATTGCAATTAAAATGTTGATTGGGAAAGCCAACTTCACCAATGTAGAAGACGATGGTGTCAGCCCCACTTATTCAATGTCCGGAAAATCTCCATATGGGAGTGAGACCAAT
- the LOC101302351 gene encoding glycerol-3-phosphate 2-O-acyltransferase 6-like has protein sequence MAITTFPTVNKCSSNGRENHTVVADMDGTLLRGRSSFPYFALIAFEVGGILRLLFLLLVSPLAGLLYYFVSESAGIQVLIFATFAGVRVSEIESVARAVLPKFYSSDIHPESWRVLSACEKRCILTANPRIMVEAFCKDFLGFETVLGTEIATYKGKATGFVSPPGVLVAEKKADALKKAFGDVQPEIGLGDRHTDIPFMELCKEGYMVPANPKVEAVTREKLPKPIVFHDGRLVQKPKPLTALLTILWLPIGFFLACLRIAAGSLLPMPLVYYAFWALGVRVTVKGTPPPPAKKSTGQSGVLFICSHRTLLDPIFLSTALGRPIPAVTYSVSRLSEFISPIKTVRLNRDRAKDAAMIKKLLEEGDLAICPEGTTCREPFLLRFSALFAELTDELVPVAMVNKMSMFHGTTARGWKGMDPFYFFMNPSPEYEVTFLNKLPAELTCGAGKSSHEVANYIQRVIAASLSYDITSFTRKDKYRALAGNDGSVVEKPVLQPNKVMGC, from the exons ATGGCTATAACCACCTTCCCAACCGTCAACAAATGCTCATCGAATGGCCGAGAGAACCACACGGTGGTTGCGGACATGGACGGGACCTTGCTAAGAGGCCGCAGCTCTTTTCCTTACTTTGCTCTCATTGCTTTTGAGGTCGGTGGGATTTTGAGGCTCCTATTCTTGCTCTTGGTCTCCCCATTAGCTGGACTCCTCTATTACTTCGTATCTGAGTCTGCCGGAATCCAAGTTCTCATCTTCGCAACATTTGCCGGTGTGAGGGTGTCTGAGATAGAATCGGTGGCGCGTGCCGTGCTGCCTAAGTTTTACTCGAGTGACATTCACCCCGAGTCGTGGCGGGTGCTCTCGGCGTGTGAGAAGCGGTGTATTCTTACTGCCAACCCTAGGATTATGGTGGAAGCGTTTTGTAAAGATTTCCTTGGATTTGAAACTGTTTTGGGGACTGAAATTGCAACCTACAAAGGTAAAGCAACTGGCTTTGTTTCACCACCTGGTGTGCTTGTAGCAGAGAAGAAGGCTGATGCTCTTAAGAAGGCTTTTGGAGATGTACAGCCAGAGATTGGGCTTGGAGACAGGCACACTGATATTCCTTTCATGGAACTTTGCAAG GAGGGTTACATGGTTCCGGCAAACCCTAAAGTGGAAGCAGTGACGAGAGAAAAGCTCCCTAAGCCCATAGTCTTCCACGACGGCCGCCTAGTCCAGAAGCCAAAACCTCTCACTGCCCTCCTCACCATCCTCTGGCTCCCCATCGGCTTCTTCCTCGCCTGCCTCCGTATCGCCGCCGGCTCCCTCCTCCCCATGCCACTCGTCTACTACGCCTTTTGGGCCCTCGGCGTCCGTGTCACTGTCAAGGGCACCCCACCCCCTCCCGCCAAAAAATCCACCGGCCAGTCCGGTGTCCTCTTCATCTGCTCCCACCGCACCCTCCTCGACCCCATCTTCCTCTCCACCGCCCTCGGCCGCCCCATCCCCGCCGTCACCTACTCCGTCTCTCGCCTCTCTGAGTTCATCTCCCCCATCAAGACCGTCCGCCTCAACCGCGACCGCGCCAAAGACGCCGCCATGATCAAGAAGCTTCTAGAAGAAGGTGACCTAGCAATATGCCCCGAGGGTACCACCTGCCGGGAGCCGTTTCTATTGAGATTCTCCGCACTTTTCGCTGAGCTAACCGACGAGCTAGTTCCGGTGGCGATGGTGAACAAGATGAGCATGTTCCACGGCACGACGGCGCGTGGGTGGAAGGGGATGGACCCTTTTTACTTCTTCATGAACCCTAGCCCGGAATATGAGGTCACATTTTTGAACAAGCTGCCGGCGGAGTTGACTTGTGGGGCGGGCAAGTCGAGCCATGAGGTAGCGAATTATATACAGAGGGTTATAGCGGCCAGCCTTTCGTATGATATCACTAGTTTTACAAGGAAAGACAAGTATAGAGCTCTTGCTGGCAACGATGGCTCTGTGGTTGAGAAACCTGTGCTGCAACCCAACAAAGTCATGGGGTGCTAA